In the genome of Ziziphus jujuba cultivar Dongzao chromosome 10, ASM3175591v1, the window GAAACCGAAGCTCATTGGTAGAGGTAAATTGCTGGTTGTTCTTTCTAAATTGAAACAGTGTTTGAAACCATTTTGGGTCTGGTTTGCTTTCATGTGTTTGATTAGCAATCCACAGTATCAAACATATTATAATATggaatttgaaaattgtttcCGAACTTTAAAGATAGAGAATAACTCGTTTGCTAAGTAGGGATAATATTAATTCGAAAACagatttaatattatttcaaaaagtCGTTTTCTGAAAATGGTCAATGAAATATATCCCTAGTTAGAACTTTCAGAGCATCTCTTCCATGTGAATAAATCCGTAGGAATGCATCTaaaaacccttcttctttttttttttgtccgaGCCCCATAATGCTGATAAACAAAAGAATCACTCCTAACTATATTTGACCCTGGGCTTTTTGCCTCTTACAGATAAAAGTCTgatgagaaaagaaaagggtTCCCAATAAAAACTGGCCTTGATCTACTTTCTCTCAAAGTAAAGAGAATAACTCTGATCTCTCCCTTAATGTGCTCATTTTCATAGAAAATTAAAGAGAATAACTCTGATCTCTCCCTTAATGTGCTCATTTTCATGGAAAATTGTGTAACAGACTCTAGATATAAAGGCTTTGTGTAAGAAAATCCAGCTTTTTAACCATGGTCATTCTCATTACACCAGATAAACACCCTCCAATATTACTGAAATGGCAGACTAAAATGAAAACttgaaagttataaaaaaaaaaaagaaaaagaaaaatatagtaTTACAATTTCTACCTATCAATAATGTTCTTTCAGCATAAGCTAAAACGTAGTCGCTTGCTTCCCTTTTGATAGCAATTTATGGAGAAAGAACATCTTAGGCAGAGAAGTAAGAATATAATAATGCTTTTCATGACAAGCACATTTTATGTCTTTACAACAAAGATAATTTCAAAGTGATGAACCTTAATTTACAAGACCACTCTTGACCACAGAAAGCGAGTTCTTTAGCCTGCTCTTTGCTGATTTGCTTCTTCTATAGCTCCTCAATGGCGTCAAGTAGAATCTCAACAGGCCATTATCAAGATTGTTTGGCGAATATCCGGCACTCCGATTGCGCTGCAGCATaagctcttctcttctcttcaaACTACTGCCTCTATTTTCAACTCCACTTGAATTGCTACTCAACATTCCAGCCATTTTACAACGGTTTCTACACCTCATACTGTAGCTCCTGATAAGCTTCTGACCAACTGACCCATTTGCTTCTACACTGCCTAATGTCCTCGGATTTTTCCAGGACTCGGAAACCGACTGATCAGATACATTTCCTTCAGTGACCCTTTCTTCACCTACACATTTTGGCTCGCTTCGCCTCTGTATCAAACCCCATATATTATTCCACTTCTTGTGCCATCTCTGTGACTTCTTCAACTCCTTCTGATTAACCCCAACTGTTGGGTCAGTGGAACCAGAATCCTTTGAACCAGATTCAACACTCTCCAAATTCTCATCTTTCTCAGATTTCAACTTGGAATCCTTTAAATCGGTCTCTGTGATTAGCACTTTCGCTCCGTAGAACAATTCCGTAGTGGCCGGAGATACCTTAGCGTTTGATATCATTTTCAGGTCATCGACTTCAGCCATCATTCCTCTTGTGTGCAAAGAATTAGAACGTTCAAAACTCCTTGTACTACTCCTCTGAGAGGGCAGAGATTCTGAGTAGTAGGATTTGGTTCGAGCTGAACTGTCGCCGGGACTTCTCTCGCCGTCGGAAACCCAGTTCTCCGATTCACTGCCGGAGAGCTTCGCATCTTCTACGAGAGAAACCATCGGATTTAGCCGAGGGTAGACCCTTCCGATCAAATACCCATCCCAAGAAGCTCTCGGCTCGTCGAATGAGTACCGGGAATCGTCCAGCGACATCCGACCGGCGTCGATCGACAACCTGGGATCTGTGTCGCAGGATCTTCGGCCCATTCCGTACTCTCCGACCTCCGACTGGGTCTCCCTCAAACGCCTCGCACTGGGCTTCTCGACGACCAaaactccaccaccaccaccgctaCCGTCGTCGACGGCAACGGCGAGCTTCTTGGTCTTGGGTTTTCGCCGCCATTTCCTCAATTTCTTGCTGAAAACAGACGCGGCTTCCCAAAATGTCCCTGCAATGTCTTTAAAATCCCTTCCTGTACCACTGCCCTTCTTCCTTTGCCATTCAAGATCTATAAACTCCTTCATTGTCTTCAACTCCACATCTCCATcaacttcatcttcttcttcatattcATTTTCTCGTCCCTGCATTACATCCTCAGAAACCCTAATCCCAATCCCGTTCTCATTCTCATTCTCAGTCTCCTCCACTTCTTTCAGCTCAAACCCTAGGTTCCCCAATTCCACCTCGAACTTCTTCACAGTACCCTTTTTCTCATCATCGCGATTGAAGAGCTCCCATAGGGTATTCCGAGCCCTGACGTCACACGACCTCCGCCGAGGAGGATCCGAAGAGGGGTTAAGGAAGCAGTCAGGTTTGGTACCGGAGCAAGATTTGGTGCGTCGGAGCTCCGATCTGGAAGAGATGTTCTGGGTCGGGGTCTCCTGGCGAGTGTCGGGGTCAATGCCGGCGAGTCGCTCCCGGAGGCATATGGCGCAGAAGCCGGTGATGGGTTTGGCGGGGTGGCGGTGACAGGTCGAAAGGCGGTGGGTCTGGGACTGAGCTTGAGATCGGGTATGGGAATGGGAATCGGGTGGTTGGAGTGGAAGAGTCATGGTCATGGCTGGGAATGGAGATTGGAAATGGTGGTGGTCAGTGAGTGCATGTTAAGACTTAAGAGACGCGTTGAAGATGGAAGTGAGAAGTGGGGACtgaaaaatagagagagaaagacacaGAGACTAATAGAGGGGAGCAAATAAGGCATTAAAAAGCTGAAACCCCTGATAAACCCCTTTCTCTTTTTGGAGTTTAACTCTATTCGGTCTCTCCCTTTTAGCCAAATTTAAAgggcaaaattaaaaatttccttcccccaaaaaaaaaaaattgttgttggAAACTTTTTATATTCGATCcggtaccttttttttttttttttttttttaaattaaagatattCTGCTAAATTTAATTTCAAGTCTTTTTAAAGTAGGGTAAATAACTAAGTTTAGACTTTAGAATGAGATAGTTTTGATAgttcacataattttttttaagaaacttAATTAGTTGAAAATTTTAGAACAAGTGATTAATTAGTTGAAAAATGGATTTGATATGGAACTCTTcccttataaaatatatatatatatatactagtttATTGGGAAAtgcaactttttttatttattaaaattggttcttttttttattttttattttcaaaagaaatctGGTCGAAATTTTCGAACAAGTGACAATTTGAACAACAAGATCATGAATCTAGATTTTCCGAATCAAACTTACATTATGTACATGtaatatatttctttaaaaaaatatatatagatatctatATAGTCACTACTTTTACATGCTTTTATTATTGATCTTAAATTATGCAATCTTAGGCTCTGTTCAAAGTAATGATTATAACACTCTTTTTCAATATAGGTGAAAGTTCTATTAAGTAAAGCTAACTCACACGTATATTTAAATATAGGAAAGAGGGAAACGTAAAAGCATATAATAtacatgatataatatatatatatatatatatatgtttgtcttGATGAAGGGAGAATGTGAAGAGAAAGCAAAGAAAGTATTGCTCAGAAAGCTAATATACTACACTTTTCTCTACATTTTGATTGGTTGCATGCATGTCTTCactcaattatttttttgtgacaTCTTGTAAGGTTGTTATAAGGCCCAATATATTAAGCAATTATGCattggaaaatatataaatcaaacaaaaatatttataataagttAATTATTTGTCAACAAACGGTATAGATATATTGTAAATTGAATCATACTTAGatattaagattttaaaaataaataatttttttttgttttgttttacaaATTCAGTGttagaaatttaaatttctttgctTGGTACATATTTAACGattcttaatattttattgtataattttattggTAAAGTTATCATTCTTACTTCTAATTAAATGTATATAACtaacattaaaatataatttctctATCAATTACACCGAGCTGGTACCATGATAATGTCATTTGCAaaccaaattaataaacaacaatataatTGATCTTAATTTTCCCAAGTAATTTTTTGCTACATAGTTCAAGTGTGCAATCTACTCCACCCTAACATTCATTCAcccgggggaaaaaaaaaaaaaaattgattctatGGATGTTAttttagaaacaaaaagaaaaggggaaaaaaaaaatgaagactttttctgtattttattttggttatttggGGGTAAAGTGGGGCAATGAATATTGCTTGGAGCAGAAGTACATGAGAGagaagcgagagagagagagagagagagagagaattcacatgaaccaaagaaaaaaaaaaaagggaaaaaaaagataaaaaaaactttatttttatttttcttaattctttTTGCTCGTGGAACCCCAGCGACCGTCGATGGTACATTGGAATTGGATCTTGGTTTCTTGAAATGATTATagaaccaaaaagaaaagcagCAAGTTATCAACCAAAatcttcagccaaaaaaaaaaagttagcaaCCAAAATCTAACCCTTGGGAGTTGGGAAATGGGAAAGTcgccagaaaaaaataaataaataaataaataattgtatatTTCAAGTCAAAGCCCCACATTGGACACCACCAATTGGCACAGAAATCTGCCATAAAATTGCTCCTTCCTTGATTGTCTTCTAAATTTTCTAAACAATTTTGTTTGATGTCCTGTCCTTTTTCAGCCCTTATGCTATGTGTAATCTTCAAACTAGCttgcttttctttttaagaCTGTATACGGAAGCAAGCTACTCAGCAATCCCACAAGAACATCTCTTCTCCAATATCTACTGTCAAATTCACAGCTTGACATGTTGAACAATAACAAATTGTCCATTATTTTCTCAACAACATACCacactatatattaaatatttgagagaaaaaaaaaaaagtaacatattccaaaataataaagggtcttaaaaaaaaaagttacatatTGCGAAATAATAAATGGATAattctttcatttgttttttttggtgaaaatagATAATTCTTTCATGTATCTTTAGTATTTATCTTTATTTCAATGAAACCCTCTTtgcttttgaaaatttcaattatattttgatacgGACACAAATGATAAAGATCgatgttaaatttaaaacaaatgatTGTATTGAATGAGCATTTAACCTCTcaccaatattttattttattatttttttgcttgtaAGATGAAGTATTAGtcatttataattgaaaaaaaaaaaggaaaatgttattaaatgaattttattttattaatatgaaaaatgttcattaaaatgaattttattttattaattgatgTAAAAACAAAAGATTTTATTGACTAAACATTTAACCTCTCACCAGTAATCTTCTTTTCCATGTTCATTAAAATggactttattttattaattgatgTAAAAACAAATGATTGTCTTGAATAAATTACATTTAACCTCTCACCAGTAATCTTTTTTCCATGTTCATTAAAATCtactttattttatgaattgatGTAAAGACAAATGATTGTgttgaataaattatatttaacctCTCACCAGTAATCTTCTTTACCTTGTTCATCAAAatgaactttattttattaattggtGTAAAAACAAATGATTGTATTGAATAAACATTTAACCTCTCACCagtaatttatctatatatatatatattttttttttttccttttttgtttgtgACATGAAGTATACATGATGGTAGTCATTtataatgaccaaaaaaaacaGGGGGAAAATGTTGATTAAAatgaactttattttattaatatggaAAATGTTCATTAAAatgaactttattttattaattggtgtttcttcttcttctagctagttttttttaagtttttaaagcaaaattgaaaaccatacacaaaagcatttaaattgtttgaaggttatttatggttttaaagataaaaagtatctttaaacaaATCCAAATTCAACTTAGACAACTTTAATATGTAGAATGAAACTTTAAAATGAAGTTGAAAACTAGAACTAGAAAGAGAAAGTAGGCTGTAGTTTCTAATACTAGAAAATTATTTCAGTTGACAATATGATAGGTGAATATCTCCATTGGATCATAAATCTTAAATGCTCTGTCTTTCTAATCTCTATAAACATGGCATTCGAGACACATACATGTCCgaaacaattatattttaaaaaatatagtatCTATAATTCTAAACTTAACAAACAGGTCAATTTGATGTTATATCAGCGtttgacaataaaaaaataattatgaactaAATTGAAACGAGGTTGAATATACTATATGAATAATTTTTGTGATTATTTCTTCCACAAAAATACCATCACAATGTTCCGAGTTCAGGCCTTTGTACACGTTGGCCCATTTGGCCTCAATTATATTTTGAGCCCACCTTGTCACCAGCTTTTAAACAGGAACAGTAATGATATAGACGCCCTCATTTTGCCACTTTATACAACCGCACTGTTTGGGTCGTCTTTCCAAAAACGTCAAAGTGTGCAAGTTTCTGCGGAGCAAACTTTGCGACTTAGACATGGAGAAGGCCAGGACATTTTTACAATTGACAGACGATCAGTCCGAAATTGTGTCCCGTCTCGTCGATCCGGCTCATTGCTCCGGCTTCTATGATGATTTCGCTCTCAACGGTATCCGGGTCGACCGAGTCGAACAAGGAGTCGTGGTTTGCACTTTCAAGGTCCCTCCCCGCTTGATTGTAAGTTCATCTTTGCCCATCATATGTTTGATAGAATGtctttatgaaataaataaataaataaattgcaaaccAACTATAAAGTTGTTAacgtgatattttttttttcttttgttttttttaatctaattatgTGTAAtcactttaaatatttatgggtAACAGTTGGAATTTattatacattttaattaactataaagatatgaaataaataaataaataaataaaataaaaataagattaaatttggaataatcaaatttttcaatcaaaatatTGGTATTCAGTAATTTGGCATTATTTCATTGGTTTTACCTCATGAATGCGAGacattattaatttaacaattattagtaACTTATTATATCATtgcttattaaaattttggttattAAATTCGGTGTCTCGTATCATCATTCAAAACATAACCAccaaatttaatacaatttcaactttgtgttggtttttttgtttttggttttaagcTTATAGTCAAttgtgcttaaaaaaaaaaaaattgatgtttttaattttggaaTATTGCAATGTAAATCCTTGGTTTTAAAATCCATCTGGATGCTCCACGCACACATTAATAATCCTAAATCTACTATCCAATTCAgcactaaaaaacaaaattgcatTAGCGGTTAGAAAACATatacattaaatttaaatttatagagGGCTAAATGAGcaccattaaaaataaaaggttgaATGTGGTTGGTTTTAAATCAATGGCCCATTCCGAAATTAAAgaatatcaaaacaaaattaattaaaaaaaagtttatagtcaatgaaatagataacaaaCTCTAGCTATATATCATTAATTCacattaacaaatatttaagcaaataAATTACATTTCGATGTCATTTATGAAGTTTTCAGTTGGTGATGGCAGGACAGGAATGGAAAGTTAGCTAATGGTGCAATTGCAAATATTGTGGATGTAGTTGGTAGTGCCGCAGTCCATGTTGAGGGTCTGCCTATGAATGTCTCTGTGGACATGTCCATCTCATTTCTTTCGACTGCCAAGCTTGATGTGAGCATAGTTTCTAAAATTGGCTTCCActtggccctttttttttttttttttcttggggaaaaaaaaaatttgccgcCGTAATCAACTTTCTTGAATATCTCTAACAAAGAGTTTTACTGCAACTTggtttactaaaattaaaaatcgtTGTAACGTTAGTTTATGGAGCGAATCTGCTAATTAAGAATTGGAATTGGTGTTCATAATCTAATCTACTAGCCTTTCATTGCATTTCGCAAATATGACTAGTTTTGGCTTTCTGGGATctatttataagatttttacACATGATTTGTTGTTGTATTATTGTATTGTATTGATGTTAAGATGGGGAATTGCAGGATGAGTTAGAGATTACTGCAAGGGCTTTAGGACAAAGAGGGAGGTACTCTGGAACAGTGGTGCTGCTGAAAAACAAAGCAACTGGGGAAATTATTGTTGAAGGTAGGCATTCATTGTTTCGTCTACCTATTAGCAAAATCTGATTTTTCATTCAAGAAAGAGCACGTGTATTTGTGATaatgtacttttttttctttcttttttttcattgttttggaTTTAGAGATTCGGTATTTCTGACAATAAAACGGTGTTTGCAAGTTATAGAGGTTGTAACTTAGAAATTGGAAGGCGTATATTTTCAAAGCTCAATCTCAAAAACCGCACTTTTTGGTCCTAAACTCCATTTTGGGGCAATCTTATTCTCAACATTGCACCGTGGAAAGCTGTCAAATAGATCCTACTGTTTGCATAGAATTTGTCACATCAACGCCACTTCAATTAATTGGCAATGATTTTCCACCAAATTCTATGTTTCATATTAACCTTCATCTCTTCCCACCACAACCGATGGGAGAGGGGAAGGGGCGTGCTTTCCACTAGCAAGGCAACCCGATTAAATAAAGATGGTGGTGGAATGGAAAAGGTATTACATGTAATAGTTATATCATGttatcttaaattttatttaattagtgcGTGCAATGTAGAACTCAATAATTTATAATCATACAcaaggataaaataaaatgtgcattttatataaatattgttcaATTATAAATCATTTGTGACACAATATCTAGTTAGTGATTacataaaaatgttttgggaAGTTTTCTATATGGTGACAAGGTAATCTCACTAACTAAACCCAGTGGTGGAATCGATAAGGtgtttatatataatagtatttatatataatagctATACCATATCTTCTCATAACTTTTTCCATTACCACGTACAATGTTAATTTAGCAATTTATAAACATCTACAATATCgtataatgataaaataaaaaatatagatcctatataaatattgaggtTTGTTCAATTATGAATAGTTTGTGATATCATatcaggttaaaaaaaaaaaaaaaaaagacacatgAGGAGTTTCTATATCGGCAAGGCAATCCTGCTAACTAAACATTCCGGTGGAATTGAAAAGGTATTACATATAAAACTATAAAGTAATGTCAATGGCTTGGGGAGTGTCAATAGCATTGTGGTCTTCTGCAACAttgtgctttttattttattttcagggACTGAATATTGAAGCAAGTGGACAGACTGCTTCACTCCAATATCTAGTCTCAAATTCACAGCTTGAAGTCTTGAACtggagtattattattattttaattaataaaaaacttatgattgataatttttttcaactgTTAATTAAGGCATGCCACTCTAAGCCTAAGTAtttgagataaaaaaaatatatatatatatatatatataatagtttgcAATTATAAATCttaactaaaataaacaaatttattaaattacataacAAAACTATTTAATCGTTTTtgacttattaaaaaaaaaaaaaaagtctgatAGCAAAGATAAATTCAACTAGAACAAATATTTAGATATGTTGAATGAAACTTGAGAATATAAATGAGAACTAGAAACATAAATCAAACATACGTATTTAATATaagttaattatttgtaaacaaGTTAGTATAGACATTTTGTAAATTGGAGCATACATTGATAATGTCACTtgcaaaccaaattaacaaCATAATTGATCTTAATTTTCCCAAGTGATTTGTTGCTACATGGTTCAAGTGTGCAATATACTGTACCCTCACTCTGAGTATATAACACCAATCCATTCTATGGATgttattttatagaaaaaaaaaaaagaaaaaaaaagacttttttctgtttattctattattgttattattgggAGTAACGTAAAGTAGGAAAATGAATATTGACTGGAGAAGAAGTaaatgaaagagagaaagaattcacatgaacccaaaaaaaaaaaaaaaaactttatttttatccatatataattttatcttatatatatatatatatatatatatatatatatatatatatatatatatatatatatatatgtatatatattggaataaaATCCATGTAAGGTTTTACTTTAATTCTTTTGCGTATCGAGCCCAAGCCTATAATGTATTGGAACTGGATTTCTTGAAATGATTAGGGAACGGGTTAATTACCATGGTATTTTCgaggttttttttaattacagttGAGtacttttaatgtttttataattatattgtacatttttgagattttttttaattacaatcggatatttttatgttttcataattatattgcATACcttcgaaattttttttaattacaacggAGTACCTTCATGTTTTCATAATTGCATTTGTCTCCCTTCTGACAAaacttcatccataaaaatgtaCCCTCTCTCTTATGTggcagttaaaattttattaattgtcccttatatgtattaattaaatatggattttgattgatttgaaaaataaaatttttttaatttgaaaaagttgAAACCCAACGGATAGTAAgtacaaaaataattagatcACCTTTGTGATATTAATTTCTCACCTTTgtgatataatattataaagatGACCTAGTTATTCTTGTACTTACTATCCGTTGGGCTTTaaccttttcaaattaaaaatttttttttttcaaatcaatcaaaattcacgtctaattaatatatacaatggacaattaataaaattttaactggcAAATAAGAGAGAAAGTACATTTATAGATGAAGTTTTGTCAGAAGGGAGGTggatgtaattatggaaacatgaagatatccggttgtaattaagaaaaaaatctcGATGGTGTacaatgtaattatggaaacataaaAGTATCCGATTGTAATTAAGGAAAACCTCGAGAGTGtgcaatgtaattatggaaacattgAAGATATTCAGTTTTAATTAAGGAAAAACTCGAAGGTGCTCAGTGTAATTAACCCTTAgaacccaaaaattaaaaaaaaaaatttaaaaaaattaaaaataataataataataaaaagattacAGGACCCAAAAAGAAGAGGAGCAACCAAAATCTAGCCCTTATATGGGAGTTGGGAAATAGGAAAGTCTccaaaaaaatgtatatttcaAGACAAAGCCCCACACTTGACACCAATTGGCACGGAAATCTGTCATTAAAATATTCCTTCCTCTTCTATCTTCGAAACTTTCAAAACAGTTTTGTTTGATGCCTGTCCTTATGTGATGTAATATTCAAActagtttttcttttcatttttttgaccATATATGCAAAGATGACAAGCTACTCAGCAATCTCATAAGAACAACTCTACTCCAATATCTACATGTCAAATTCACAGCTTGACCTgttgaatattattttaaaaaatataacatgttgtccataattttttcaacaatataaagtgacataaaaataataaagtgatAAATTGTTTCATGGTAATTCTTTGAGAATTGTCTTTATTTTAATGAGATCTCCTTACTTTTGAAAATACCAATAAGACTTCTATAATGGGTGAAAATGATAAAGATTAACGCTAAACTCAAAGAGTGTAAATCGAAAGATAGAAAAGGTAGATGAAAATCTTTTAAAACTATTGGAGAGATGTATGATAGTTTTTAAAACATAGGTGTTTGATTTTAAGTCAAATATCGGTGGAGTAAAATGATAATAACCCAATAATAGttttataatgttatttttttagttttcagttttccttttctgtttGTATCATCAAAAGTATGCATTATAGTAgtaatttataatgaataaaaactgaaaaatgtTCCTTAAAATGGATCTTATTCTATTAATTGATGTTTCTGTATTTGTTTTCTTCAGTAATCTTGTAGTTAGTTTTCTTTACGTTTATAGTTAAGTGATGAGTTTTTATATCACCTGAGCACAAGCCAATTGTACACaacttgttttaaaaataaaagacttttACAACAAATTTAAAGTGTCGAATGAAATGTAAGAATAAAGtttgaagaaataaattaaagagaACTAGAACTAGAAAACAGAAAGAACGAGCTGTagaatctaaaaaataaaaataaaaatttattagaatattATATTGAGAATAAAAATCATGCAGGGACAGAACCAGAATTATAAAGAGGTGGGGAACCACAATTTAGTACTAGTTTCTTTCTTGCAGGAGCAGCTTAATGATAATGACTacgatttaaataaaaaagaagaagaaagaatatgGGTTAAATTATATTGGTATTTTACACACTATTAATTTTTGTGATTAATGTCCAAAAGATACCAACAAAATGTTCCGAGTTCAGGCCTTTGTCCACGTGAGGCTCACTCTTCCTCAATTTTATAGGTACAGCCACCTTGCTATCAGCTTTTAAAGTCGGTTATGATACAGAGGCACACACATTTATTATCCCCACACTGTTTGTTTTAGATCGtcttttcaataaatatcaaCCCACACACGTCGACGCACAGAGAATCTCCCAAAACGTATGCACGAAAGGAAACAAAGGCGACTCAGACATGGAGAAAGCCAGAAGGTATATACAACTGACAGACGATGAGTCCCAAAGCCTGTCGAGCCAGGAGGTCCCTCCTTGCTTGATTGTAAGTCACCTACGCTGCCGAAAATATGTTTGTTGTTTGTAACCTAGTACTACTAAATTTGGAAAAGTTTTTCttaccccccccaaaaaaaaaaaaaaaaaaaatgggaatctTGAGCCAAGCTCTAGTGATCCGGAAGGGAGAGTCTTTTTGAGTTTTGGGTTGGTGAATGGCAGGATAGAGATGGAAAGCTAGCAAACGGTGCGATCGCAAATATAGTGGATGTAGTTGGTGGTTCCGTAGTCCAAGTAGAAGGTCTCCCTT includes:
- the LOC107430577 gene encoding protein OCTOPUS; amino-acid sequence: MTMTLPLQPPDSHSHTRSQAQSQTHRLSTCHRHPAKPITGFCAICLRERLAGIDPDTRQETPTQNISSRSELRRTKSCSGTKPDCFLNPSSDPPRRRSCDVRARNTLWELFNRDDEKKGTVKKFEVELGNLGFELKEVEETENENENGIGIRVSEDVMQGRENEYEEEDEVDGDVELKTMKEFIDLEWQRKKGSGTGRDFKDIAGTFWEAASVFSKKLRKWRRKPKTKKLAVAVDDGSGGGGGVLVVEKPSARRLRETQSEVGEYGMGRRSCDTDPRLSIDAGRMSLDDSRYSFDEPRASWDGYLIGRVYPRLNPMVSLVEDAKLSGSESENWVSDGERSPGDSSARTKSYYSESLPSQRSSTRSFERSNSLHTRGMMAEVDDLKMISNAKVSPATTELFYGAKVLITETDLKDSKLKSEKDENLESVESGSKDSGSTDPTVGVNQKELKKSQRWHKKWNNIWGLIQRRSEPKCVGEERVTEGNVSDQSVSESWKNPRTLGSVEANGSVGQKLIRSYSMRCRNRCKMAGMLSSNSSGVENRGSSLKRREELMLQRNRSAGYSPNNLDNGLLRFYLTPLRSYRRSKSAKSRLKNSLSVVKSGLVN
- the LOC107430558 gene encoding uncharacterized protein LOC107430558 isoform X3, giving the protein MEKARTFLQLTDDQSEIVSRLVDPAHCSGFYDDFALNGIRVDRVEQGVVVCTFKVPPRLIDRNGKLANGAIANIVDVVGSAAVHVEGLPMNVSVDMSISFLSTAKLDDELEITARALGQRGRYSGTVVLLKNKATGEIIVEEVVT
- the LOC107430558 gene encoding uncharacterized protein LOC107430558 isoform X2; its protein translation is MEKARTFLQLTDDQSEIVSRLVDPAHCSGFYDDFALNGIRVDRVEQGVVVCTFKVPPRLIDRNGKLANGAIANIVDVVGSAAVHVEGLPMNVSVDMSISFLSTAKLDDELEITARALGQRGRYSGTVVLLKNKATGEIIVEEIRYF
- the LOC107430558 gene encoding uncharacterized protein LOC107430558 isoform X1; translated protein: MEKARTFLQLTDDQSEIVSRLVDPAHCSGFYDDFALNGIRVDRVEQGVVVCTFKVPPRLIDRNGKLANGAIANIVDVVGSAAVHVEGLPMNVSVDMSISFLSTAKLDDELEITARALGQRGRYSGTVVLLKNKATGEIIVEGRHSLFRLPISKI